A portion of the Pseudomonas protegens CHA0 genome contains these proteins:
- the ubiB gene encoding ubiquinone biosynthesis regulatory protein kinase UbiB, whose amino-acid sequence MKLLAVRRLLRIQRVVIRYRLDDLLFDLPLPWFLLALRFALPWRWFPRKPLDLSRGARLRLALQDLGPIFIKFGQILSTRRDLLPEDIADELMLLQDRVPPFDSQKSVALIEAQLGKKISDVFSRFDIEPLASASVAQVHAAKLKTGEEVVVKVIRPGLKPIIAQDLAWLFILARAAEKLSADARLLHPVDVVSDYEKTIYDELDLLREAANASQLKRNFEGSPLLYVPQVYWDWCRPKVLVMERIYGIQVTDLATLADQRTDMKMLAERGVEIFFTQVFRDSFFHADMHPGNIFVSTVQPWSPQYIAIDCGIVGSLTPEDQDYLARNLFAFFKRDYRRVAQLHIDSGWVPAETKLNEFEAAIRTVCEPIFEKPLKDISFGQVLMRLFQTARRFNMEVQPQLVLLQKTLLNIEGLGRQLYPDLDLWNTAQPFLERWMRERVSPKAVLGNIHSQIEQLPHLANMTRDLLERMSQPHAADPPAPWHKRKDDWFLRLLGTAHLGGGAVLAAGGPLHELGHWPAGIMIAVGLYLIVRR is encoded by the coding sequence ATGAAGCTGCTTGCCGTCCGCCGTCTGTTGCGCATCCAGCGCGTCGTGATCCGCTACCGCCTCGATGACCTGCTGTTCGACCTGCCCCTGCCCTGGTTCCTCCTGGCCCTGCGCTTCGCCCTGCCCTGGCGCTGGTTCCCGCGCAAGCCGCTGGACCTGAGCCGCGGTGCACGCCTGCGCCTGGCGTTGCAGGACCTGGGGCCGATCTTCATCAAGTTCGGGCAGATCCTCTCGACCCGCCGCGACCTGCTGCCGGAAGACATTGCCGACGAGCTGATGCTGCTGCAGGACCGGGTGCCGCCGTTCGACTCGCAAAAGTCCGTGGCCCTGATCGAAGCGCAGCTGGGCAAGAAGATCAGCGACGTGTTCAGCCGCTTCGACATCGAGCCCCTGGCGTCGGCGTCGGTGGCCCAGGTGCACGCCGCCAAGCTCAAGACCGGCGAAGAAGTGGTGGTCAAGGTGATCCGCCCCGGGCTCAAGCCGATCATCGCCCAGGACCTGGCGTGGCTGTTCATCCTCGCCCGGGCCGCGGAAAAGCTCTCAGCCGACGCGCGCCTGCTGCACCCGGTGGACGTGGTCAGCGACTACGAGAAAACCATCTACGACGAGCTCGACCTGCTGCGCGAGGCGGCCAACGCCAGCCAGCTCAAGCGCAACTTCGAAGGCTCGCCGCTGCTCTATGTACCCCAGGTCTACTGGGACTGGTGCCGGCCCAAAGTGCTGGTGATGGAGCGCATCTACGGCATTCAGGTCACCGACCTGGCCACCCTGGCCGACCAGCGTACCGACATGAAGATGCTCGCCGAGCGTGGCGTGGAGATCTTCTTCACCCAGGTGTTCCGCGACAGCTTCTTCCACGCCGACATGCACCCGGGCAACATCTTCGTCAGCACCGTGCAGCCCTGGAGCCCGCAGTACATCGCCATCGACTGCGGCATCGTCGGCAGCCTGACCCCGGAAGACCAGGACTACCTGGCCCGCAACCTGTTTGCCTTCTTCAAGCGCGACTACCGCCGCGTGGCCCAGTTGCACATTGATTCCGGCTGGGTCCCGGCGGAAACCAAGCTCAACGAATTCGAGGCGGCGATCCGCACCGTGTGCGAGCCGATCTTCGAAAAACCGCTGAAGGACATTTCCTTCGGCCAGGTGCTGATGCGCCTGTTCCAGACCGCTCGGCGCTTCAACATGGAAGTGCAGCCGCAACTGGTGCTGCTGCAGAAGACCCTGCTCAACATCGAGGGCCTGGGCCGCCAGCTGTACCCGGACCTGGACCTGTGGAACACCGCGCAACCCTTCCTCGAACGCTGGATGCGCGAACGGGTCAGCCCCAAGGCCGTGCTCGGCAACATCCACAGCCAGATCGAACAGTTGCCGCACCTGGCCAACATGACCCGCGACCTGCTGGAGCGCATGTCCCAGCCCCATGCCGCCGATCCGCCGGCGCCCTGGCACAAGCGCAAGGACGACTGGTTCCTGCGCCTGCTGGGCACTGCCCACCTGGGCGGTGGCGCGGTCCTGGCCGCCGGCGGTCCATTGCATGAGCTGGGGCACTGGCCTGCTGGCATCATGATTGCGGTCGGTTTGTATCTGATCGTTCGCCGATAG
- the hisI gene encoding phosphoribosyl-AMP cyclohydrolase translates to MKDWLDQIKWDADGLVPAIAQDHKTGRVLMMAWMNREALSLTAAENRAIYWSRSRGKLWRKGEESGHVQKLHEMRLDCDADVIILMVEQIGDIACHTGRHSCFYRVYEDGEWKTVEPVLKDPHAIYSAGH, encoded by the coding sequence ATGAAAGATTGGCTGGACCAGATCAAATGGGATGCGGACGGCCTGGTGCCGGCCATCGCCCAGGATCACAAGACCGGGCGCGTGCTGATGATGGCCTGGATGAACCGCGAGGCCCTGAGCCTGACTGCCGCCGAGAACCGCGCCATCTATTGGTCACGTTCCCGTGGCAAGCTATGGCGCAAGGGCGAAGAGTCCGGGCACGTACAGAAGCTTCATGAAATGCGCCTGGACTGCGACGCTGACGTGATCATCCTGATGGTCGAGCAGATCGGCGACATTGCCTGTCACACCGGCCGCCACAGCTGTTTCTACCGCGTCTACGAAGACGGCGAGTGGAAAACCGTCGAACCGGTCCTCAAGGACCCGCACGCGATTTATTCTGCAGGACACTGA
- a CDS encoding phosphoribosyl-ATP diphosphatase, with protein sequence MSDTLTRLAQVLEERKDAAADSSYVASLYHKGLNKILEKVGEESVETIIAAKDAAISGDCSDVIYETADLWFHTLVMLAQLGQHPQAVLDELDRRFGLSGHTEKASRPSA encoded by the coding sequence ATGAGCGATACCCTCACCCGTCTGGCCCAAGTGCTGGAAGAGCGTAAAGACGCCGCAGCCGACAGCTCCTATGTGGCCAGCCTGTATCACAAGGGCCTGAACAAGATTCTGGAAAAAGTCGGCGAAGAGTCGGTCGAAACCATCATCGCCGCCAAGGACGCCGCCATCAGCGGTGACTGCAGCGATGTGATCTATGAAACCGCAGACCTGTGGTTCCATACCCTGGTCATGCTGGCGCAGCTGGGGCAGCACCCCCAGGCTGTGCTCGACGAGCTGGATCGCCGCTTCGGTCTGTCCGGACACACCGAGAAAGCCTCGCGTCCGTCCGCCTGA
- a CDS encoding twin-arginine translocase TatA/TatE family subunit — translation MGIFDWKHWIVILVVVVLVFGTKKLKNLGTDVGESIKGFRKAMNDDEKPAEPVVPPAAQPVPPVQPQQSAPLNQPHTIDVQAQKVEEPTRKDS, via the coding sequence ATGGGCATTTTTGACTGGAAACACTGGATCGTCATCCTGGTGGTCGTGGTACTGGTATTCGGCACCAAGAAGCTCAAGAACCTGGGCACCGACGTCGGCGAATCGATCAAGGGCTTTCGCAAGGCCATGAATGACGACGAAAAGCCTGCCGAACCCGTGGTCCCGCCAGCGGCGCAGCCTGTGCCACCGGTTCAGCCGCAGCAGAGCGCGCCGTTGAACCAGCCGCACACCATCGATGTGCAGGCGCAGAAAGTCGAAGAGCCGACCCGCAAAGACTCGTGA